The Arachis hypogaea cultivar Tifrunner chromosome 19, arahy.Tifrunner.gnm2.J5K5, whole genome shotgun sequence genome has a window encoding:
- the LOC112780089 gene encoding pectinesterase codes for MATRTTLKTPLPTTFFTLLSLLIFLSPSLANDDFTSSPCNLTPHPTFCTATLPSPNILSVHDQCRFFLNQSLVITKKVLEMVSSYLRDRRMRIPGSTLHAIEDCVNSAELNIDFLSIVLRAAERTAANSYQAHYYDTQTMLSAVLTNHQTCMDGFNEVTPYPRITGGLSSVLSNAYKLYSVSLALFAHGWVKNPAARPRTTMNRKLHQTILDGDEGLVVREKVVVNPNGSGDFTTINDAVDAAPNNTGTNNGYHVIYVVAGIYNEYVSLSKNKQNVMIVGDGINRTVITGNRSVVDGWTTFQSATFAVAGKGFVAVNITFRNTAGPAKHQAVAVRNSADMSTFYTCSFEGYQDTLYTHSLRQFYKNCDIYGTVDFIFGNAATLFQDCNIFPRLPMQNQFNAITAQGRMDPNQNTGISIQNSWIVGNDGNYSRVETYLGRPWKEYSRTVYVQCFMDGIVDGKGWVEWNGDFALRTLYFAEFANWGPGSNTTNRVTWEGYHLVDENDADGFTVYNFIQGDSWLPKTGVPFKAGL; via the exons ATGGCCACAAGAACTACCTTGAAGACTCCATTACCAACTACCTTCTTCACCCTTCTTTCCCTCTTGATATTCCTTTCTCCATCTCTTGCTAATGATGATTTCACTTCCTCTCCATGCAACCTCACACCCCACCCTACATTTTGCACTGCCACTCTACCCTCTCCCAATATTTTATCCGTACACGACCAATGCCGGTTCTTCCTTAACCAATCCTTAGTAATAACAAAGAAGGTTCTCGAAATGGTCTCTTCTTATCTAAGAGACCGCCGTATGAGAATTCCGGGTTCCACTTTACATGCTATCGAAGACTGCGTGAACTCTGCAGAACTGAACATTGATTTCTTGTCCATTGTCCTCAGAGCTGCCGAAAGAACCGCCGCAAATAGCTATCAAGCTCATTATTACGATACACAAACAATGCTTAGCGCCGTCTTAACCAATCATCAAACGTGTATGGACGGTTTTAACGAAGTAACTCCATATCCAAGAATCACCGGGGGATTATCAAGTGTACTGTCAAATGCATACAAGCTTTACAGCGTTTCGCTGGCGCTTTTCGCTCACGGTTGGGTTAAAAACCCGGCCGCAAGACCAAGAACTACCATGAACAGAAAGTTACACCAAACAATCTTAGATGGCGATGAAGGGTTGGTGGTGAGAGAGAAAGTTGTGGTGAATCCGAACGGATCTGGGGATTTCACCACCATAAATGATGCTGTGGATGCAGCACCTAACAATACCGGCACCAACAATGGGTACCATGTTATTTATGTTGTTGCTGGGATTTACAATGAGTACGTGTCCCTGTCGAAGAACAAGCAGAACGTAATGATTGTTGGAGATGGCATCAATCGCACCGTGATCACTGGCAATCGAAGCGTGGTTGATGGATGGACCACTTTCCAATCTGCAACATTCG CTGTAGCTGGAAAAGGGTTTGTAGCAGTGAACATTACATTTCGCAACACAGCGGGCCCCGCCAAGCACCAAGCAGTAGCTGTAAGAAACAGTGCAGATATGTCCACATTCTACACCTGCAGTTTCGAAGGCTATCAAGACACACTGTACACGCATTCTCTAAGACAATTCTACAAAAACTGTGACATTTACGGAACAGTTGACTTTATCTTCGGCAACGCCGCAACTTTGTTTCAAGACTGCAACATCTTTCCAAGACTACCCATGCAAAACCAATTCAACGCTATCACGGCGCAGGGCCGAATGGATCCGAACCAAAACACCGGAATTTCCATTCAGAACTCATGGATCGTTGGAAATGATGGGAACTACAGCAGGGTAGAAACGTATCTGGGAAGGCCTTGGAAGGAGTATTCAAGAACGGTTTACGTGCAGTGTTTCATGGATGGGATAGTTGATGGAAAAGGTTGGGTTGAGTGGAATGGGGATTTTGCATTGAGGACCTTGTATTTTGCGGAATTTGCTAATTGGGGTCCAGGTTCAAATACTACTAATAGGGTCACTTGGGAAGGGTACCATCTGGTCGATGAAAATGATGCAGATGGTTTCACTGTGTACAATTTCATACAAGGTGATTCATGGTTGCCCAAGACTGGAGTGCCCTTCAAAGCTGGGTTatag